GCCATCATCGCCAGCACCAGGAGGATCAGGGCAAGCAGCGTCCCGTGGAAGGTGATGCGGATGGCCATGTCAGCCTGCCCGGGCGCCCAGGCGGGGGAAGGCGGCGGTGCCTGCGTAGCGGGCCGAGTTCCCCAGCACGCCCTCGATGCGCAGGAGCTGGTTGTACTTGGCCACCCGGTCGGTGCGGGCGGGCGCCCCGGTCTTGATCTGCCCGGCGCCCCAGGCCACCGCCAGGTCGGCGATGGTGGCGTCCTCGGTCTCGCCCGAGCGGTGGCTGATCACGGCCGCGAAGCCCGAGGTCATCGCCAGGCGCACGGTCTCGGCGGTTTCGGTCAGCGAGCCGATCTGGTTCACCTTCACCAGCACCGCGTTGGCCGACCGGCTCTCGATCCCCTTCCGGAGGCGGACCGGGTTGGTGACGAAGAGGTCATCGCCCACCAGCTGCACCTGGCCCCCCAAGGCGGCGGTCATCGACTCCCAGCCCGCCCAGTCGTCTTCGGCGAGGGGGTCCTCGATGGAGACGATGGGGTAGCGTTCCACCCAGCCACCGAAGCGGCCGGCCAGGCCGGGGGCGTCCAGGGTGACGCCTTCGCCCGCCAGGACGTAGGACCCGTCCTTGAAGAGCTCGTTGGCGGCGACGTCCAGGGCGAGGGCCACTTCGGCGCCGGGCTCGTAGCCGGCGGTCTCGATCGCCTCCACCAGCAGGCCGAGGGCATCCTCGTTGCGGGCCAGGTTGGGGGCGAAGCCACCCTCGTCGCCGATCCCGGTGGACAGGCCCCGGGTGAGCAGCACCTTCTTGAGCGTGTGGTAGACCTCGGCGCCCATCCGGAGGGCCTCGGAGAACGAGGGCGCCCCGTGGGGCACGATCATGAACTCCTGGACGTCGAGGGTGTTGTCGGCGTGCGCGCCGCCGTTGAGGACGTTCATCATGGGCACCGGGAGCAGGTGGGCATCGGCTCCGCCCAGGTAGCGGAACAGGGGAAGGTCGAGCTCGTCGGCCGCCGCCTTGGCCACCGCCATCGAGGCGCCCAGGATGGCATTGGCCCCCAGCCGGGACTTGGCCTCGGTGCCGTCGAGGTCCAACAGGGCGGCGTCGACCCGGCGCTGGTCGCCGGCCGGCAGGCCGTGCAGGGCCGGGGCGATGACCTCGTCCACCGCCCGCACCGCCCGGCGCACACCCTTGCCCAGGTAGCGACCGTCGCCGTCGCGCAGCTCGAGGGCCTCGAAGCTCCCGGTGGAGGCCCCGGAGGGCACCGCCGCCCGGCCGTGGCCGCCGGATTCGGTGGTGACATCGACCTCCACCGTGGGGTTGCCCCGGCTGTCGAGGATCTCCCGGGCCCCTACCTGCTCAATCGCACTCATGAGCGAACTCCTGTTAACTGAAGTAACGGCAGTGTACCTGCCGCACCGGGCGGGAGGCGGCTTTCGGCCGCCCACGGACGTACCTGGCTGCTTCTACGGTTCGGGGTCAGGCCCCCCGGCCGCTCGGGCCGCATCGGCGGCGGACAGGTTCCGGGTGGCGACCCGGCGGAGCGCCCCCTC
This genomic window from Actinomycetota bacterium contains:
- the eno gene encoding phosphopyruvate hydratase, producing the protein MSAIEQVGAREILDSRGNPTVEVDVTTESGGHGRAAVPSGASTGSFEALELRDGDGRYLGKGVRRAVRAVDEVIAPALHGLPAGDQRRVDAALLDLDGTEAKSRLGANAILGASMAVAKAAADELDLPLFRYLGGADAHLLPVPMMNVLNGGAHADNTLDVQEFMIVPHGAPSFSEALRMGAEVYHTLKKVLLTRGLSTGIGDEGGFAPNLARNEDALGLLVEAIETAGYEPGAEVALALDVAANELFKDGSYVLAGEGVTLDAPGLAGRFGGWVERYPIVSIEDPLAEDDWAGWESMTAALGGQVQLVGDDLFVTNPVRLRKGIESRSANAVLVKVNQIGSLTETAETVRLAMTSGFAAVISHRSGETEDATIADLAVAWGAGQIKTGAPARTDRVAKYNQLLRIEGVLGNSARYAGTAAFPRLGARAG